The genomic window GACGCCCGCGCCGCGGGTATTGAGCTCGCCGAGCACGGTCTCCAGGCTGAAACCATCGCGGCGCACGTCGGATTCGGTCCAGATCTGCGCATCGACCGGCAGCATGTAGCTCTGACGCGCGGACTGGATGCCGAAACCGCTGAAGAACACCAGCGCGACCGAGCCCGGCTTGATCTTGCCGTAGAGCTTGTCGAGGGCGCGGCGCATCCCGTCGCCGGTCAGGTTCTCGCCGATCTCGACGGAAAAGCCGTCGCGCTTGAGCTCGTCGGCGACGTCGCGCGCGTCATTGATCGGTTCCTTCAGCGGGGCATCCGCATCCGGATATTTGGCGTTGCCGATCACCAGCGCAAAGCGGTCGCCAGCCGCAAGTGACGGGGCAGTCGGAACAAGCGAGATCAGCAAAGTCAGCAGAAAAAGGAAGCGAATTTTCATAATCAGCGCGGTCCAGCCAAAAAGGCACCGTTCCCAGCTTGCGCCGCGGCGACCTTAACTTTCGCTCCATGCATTATCAGACCCGGGATGGGGGGCGTCAACCGCTTGGAGATTCGACTTTATCGCGACGATCGACCGCAAGGCATGGCCGTGCTGCGAGGGGAATAAAGAGGCTGTCATGGTTGCACCCGATGCGATCTGGCTCGATCCTGTCCGCGGGACGTTAGGGCAGCCAGGGCGACTAAAATGTGATTGGTCTCACATTGCGGGACCGCGGTCGTCGCAACCTCAGGTGTTTGACCTTTGCGACGGACAATGGCTTGGTCCGCCGGCTCGTCTCTGGTCCACTCAGAAAAAGCAAAACAAAGAGCTGCGTCATGGGAAACGTCTATGAGATCTACGCACTGCGCTATGCGACGATGTCGCCGCGCACCCCCCACATGAACTTCCTCGTGCCCGACCCGCATGACAGCGCGGCGCAGGACCTCGACTATTTCGTCTGGCTGATCCGAGGGCACGGTCGCGACATCCTGGTCGACACCGGCTTCAACGCCGAGGAGGCGAGCGCGCGGGCGCGCAAGCTGACGCTCAATCCGGTCGACGCGCTGGAGCGCTTCGGCGTCGCCGCGGCCGCGATTCGCGACGTCATCGTGACGCATCTGCATTACGACCACGCCGGCAATCTCGATCGCTTCCCGCATGCGCGCTTCCATCTCCAGGAGCGCGAGATGGCCTACGCGACCGGCCGCTGCATGTGCAACGGCCTCTTGCGCCATCCGTTCTCGGTCGAGCACGTCACGCAGATGGTGCGCCATGTCTATGGCGAGCGCGTCACCTTCTGTTCCGGCGATGGCGAGGTCGCGCCCGGCGTCACCGTGCACCGCGTCGGCGGCCATTCCGACGGCTTGCAGGTGGTGAGGGTCGAGACCGCGCGCGGACCGGTGGTGCTGGCGTCCGATGCCGCGCATTACTACGCCAATCTCCAGCGCAAGAGCCCGTTCCCGATCGTCTACAATGTCGGCGATATGGCGCAAGGCTGGGAGACCATCGAGCGCCTCGCCGGTCACCCTGATCGATTCATTCCCGGCCATGATCCGATCGTGACGGAAATCTATCCCCGCGCCAGCGACAAGGTCGATGCGTGGGCGCTGCACCTGCCGCCGTTGAGATCGTTTGCGAAATAGCCTGACGCAGACCCTCATCCTGAGGCGCGCGCTCTTGCGCGCGTCTCGAAGGATGAAGGCCGAGATGCAGCTGAGGGGCCTTCATGGTTCTCGCGGCGATGCGAAGCATCGTCCCGCGAGACGGCGCTTGCGCACCTCCGGGATCGAACTAGGGCGGCGCCCGGCACGTCAGCAGCCGGTGCCAGACCGGACGCGGTGGCGACGCGGCCAAATCGACGCGAATGACCCTGGCTGTGTGAAAACGCTGGGCTGCTGTTATGATTCTCCTGTGATTCTATGGGGGAATCGATGAGGCGCTTCGTTGAAGAGGCGGATCGTGGGCAGCGGACGCTGTTGCCTGAATGCCTCGATGATTTCATTGACGAGAACAACCCTGTTCGCGCGATCGACGAGTTTGTCGATGCGCTTGATCTGGCCGAGATGTGCTTCGGCGGAGTTGCGCCGGCGGCGACTGGCCGGCCGTCGTATCACCCCTCGGTTCTCCTGAAGCTTTACATCTACGGCTATCTGAACCGGGTACAGTCAAGCCGGCGGCTGGAACGAGAGGCTGGACGGAACATCGAGGTGATGTGGCTGCTGGGTCGGCTTGCTCCTGATCACAAGACGATCGCGGACTTCCGCAAGGACAACAGCGTCGGGCTGCGTAAGGTCTGTGCGCGTTTTGTCGAGCTCTGCCGCGGGATGGGTCTTCTCACGACGGCGAGCGTCGCCATCGATGGGAGCAAGTTCAAGGCCGTGAACAACCGGGACAGGAACTTCACGCGCGCGAAGGTGGAGCGGCGGCGTGCTCAGTTGGAGGAGAGCGTCGCGCGCTATTTGAGCCAACTTGACACGGCCGACCGACAGCAGCCGAGCGAGGCGCTGGCGGCGAAGGTGACGAGGCTTACCGAGAAGCTGACGAA from Bradyrhizobium zhanjiangense includes these protein-coding regions:
- a CDS encoding N-acyl homoserine lactonase family protein → MGNVYEIYALRYATMSPRTPHMNFLVPDPHDSAAQDLDYFVWLIRGHGRDILVDTGFNAEEASARARKLTLNPVDALERFGVAAAAIRDVIVTHLHYDHAGNLDRFPHARFHLQEREMAYATGRCMCNGLLRHPFSVEHVTQMVRHVYGERVTFCSGDGEVAPGVTVHRVGGHSDGLQVVRVETARGPVVLASDAAHYYANLQRKSPFPIVYNVGDMAQGWETIERLAGHPDRFIPGHDPIVTEIYPRASDKVDAWALHLPPLRSFAK